Proteins found in one Nocardia asteroides genomic segment:
- a CDS encoding recombinase family protein produces the protein MATPTRDLDIPAPLTLDGDALDPIGGGGALIGYGRVSTKDQNLDRQIHALTAAGCQKIYADKKSGKDAEREQLWKCLEYMRPGDTLVVPSLDRLGRSLQDLISIVAGLRKRGIGFRSLHEALDTTTPGGRLVFHVFAALAEFIRELIVQGTHEGLDAARARGQRLGRPPAMTAEQIRQARAILTRPEETVSSVARLLGVSRSTIYKYLPELTTQAQPVLEESA, from the coding sequence ATGGCTACGCCGACACGCGATCTCGACATCCCCGCACCGCTCACCCTCGACGGCGACGCACTGGATCCGATCGGCGGAGGCGGCGCGCTCATCGGCTACGGCCGCGTCTCCACCAAGGACCAGAACCTGGACCGACAGATCCACGCGCTCACCGCGGCGGGATGCCAGAAGATCTACGCCGACAAGAAGAGCGGCAAGGACGCCGAACGCGAGCAGCTGTGGAAGTGCCTGGAGTACATGCGCCCCGGCGACACGCTCGTGGTGCCGTCGCTGGACCGGCTCGGCCGATCCCTGCAAGACCTGATCTCGATCGTCGCCGGACTCCGTAAACGCGGCATCGGATTCCGGTCGCTGCACGAAGCCCTCGACACCACCACCCCCGGCGGGCGCCTGGTGTTCCACGTGTTCGCTGCCCTGGCGGAGTTCATCCGCGAGTTGATCGTCCAGGGCACCCATGAGGGCCTGGACGCTGCGCGGGCCCGCGGGCAGCGTCTCGGCCGGCCACCGGCCATGACCGCCGAGCAGATCCGCCAGGCCCGCGCCATCCTCACCCGACCGGAGGAAACCGTCTCCTCAGTGGCCCGGCTGCTGGGAGTCTCCCGGTCGACGATCTACAAGTACCTGCCCGAACTCACCACCCAAGCCCAGCCCGTGCTTGAGGAAAGCGCCTGA
- a CDS encoding DUF6011 domain-containing protein — MAETGDQPTVRLVAHCRRCHGWLLSPQSVAQGIGPTCAVREQAEQRAAAARQLHELTLFDISAAEQLTIPYLLSDG; from the coding sequence GTGGCCGAGACCGGCGATCAGCCCACCGTGCGACTTGTCGCGCACTGCCGCCGTTGTCACGGCTGGCTGCTGTCACCGCAATCGGTTGCTCAGGGCATCGGGCCGACCTGTGCGGTCCGGGAGCAGGCCGAACAGCGCGCCGCAGCGGCACGGCAGCTCCACGAACTGACCCTGTTCGACATCTCCGCCGCGGAGCAGTTGACGATCCCGTACTTGCTCTCGGATGGCTAG